A single Vigna radiata var. radiata cultivar VC1973A chromosome 8, Vradiata_ver6, whole genome shotgun sequence DNA region contains:
- the LOC106772047 gene encoding ABC transporter G family member 28 isoform X4, producing the protein MELCSLERRVAKSREAAARSARKTANARQRWQFAKDATKKGAMGLQAQLSRTFKKDAGNLEKFKILKQANSEADVELLSHPRPTTSSMVASSSVATNKKGKEPSGLMQMIHEIENDPDIDDIENDPDTEIETRGKSVTENVSKGKQPHTHSQIFKYAYSQLEKEKAQQKENKKLTFSGVIKMATNTERRKRPLIEISFKDLTLTLKAQNKHILRYVTGKIKPGRITAVMGPSGAGKTTFLSALAGKALGCSVTGSVLINGRNESIHSFKKITGFVPQDDVVHGNLTVEENLWFSAQCRLSVDLSKPEKVLVVERVIEFLGLQSVRNSLVGTVEKRGISGGQRKRVNVGLEMVMEPSLLILDEPTSGLDSASSQLLLRALRREALEGVNICMVVHQPSYALYKMFDDLILLGKGGLTVYHGSAKKVEEYFLGLGINIPERINPPDYFIDILEGLTAPGGSSGLSYKDLPVRWMLHNGYPIPLDMRQNAVQYDMSHSVNSANEIDPHGSSHADKTFAGELWQDMRNNVELRGEKIRHNFFKSKDLSDRKTPGVFKQYKYFLIRVGKQRLREARMQAIDYLILLLAGACLGSLTKGSEQTFGAAGYTYTVIAVSLLCKIAALRSFSLEKLHYWRESDSGMSSLAYFLSKDTLDHFNTVIKPVVYLSMFYFFTNPRSTFADNYIVLLCLVYCVTGIAYALSIFFEPGAAQLWSVLLPVVLTLVATQRKDSKILKDIANLCYSKWALQALVVANAERYQGVWLITRCGSLLKSGYNLHDWSLCISILILMGVIGRAIAFFCMVTFRKK; encoded by the exons ATGGAATTATGCTCATT GGAAAGAAGAGTGGCCAAATCTAGAGAAGCAGCAGCTAGAAGTGCAAGGAAGACTGCAAATGCGCGCCAAAGATGGCAATTTGCAAAAGATGCAACTAAGAAGGGTGCAATGGGGCTGCAAGCTCAACTATCTCGCACCTTCAAGAAGGATGCAGGAAATctggaaaaatttaaaattctgaaACAAGCAAATTCTGAAGCAGACGTTGAATTGTTGTCACATCCACGACCTACAACTTCAAGCATGGTTGCAAGTTCATCTGTGGCAAcaaataaaaagggaaaagaaccCAGTGGTCTGATGCAGATGATACACGAAATTGAAAATGATCCTGATATCGATGATATTGAAAATGATCCTGATACAGAAATAGAAACTAGAGGTAAAAGTGTCACAGAAAATGTGTCAAAGGGAAAACAACCACATACTCATAGCCAAATTTTTAAGTATGCATATTCTCAgcttgaaaaagagaaagctcagcaaaaagaaaacaagaagcTTACCTTCTCCGGGGTAATTAAAATGGCTACAAACACTGAAAGAAGGAAAAGGCCTTTAATTGAAATTTCTTTCAAGGATCTGACTCTTACATTGAAAGCTCAAAACAAGCATATATTGAGATATGTTACCGGGAAAATTAAACCTGGCCGCATCACGGCTGTCATGGGTCCATCGGGGGCGGGCAAGACAACATTTCTTTCAGCTCTAGCTGGAAAGGCATTAGGATGCTCGGTCACTGGTTCAGTTCTTATAAATGGAAGGAATGAATCAATCCATTCCTTTAAGAAAATTACTGGTTTTGTGCCACAAGATGATGTAGTTCATGGAAACCTAACAGTGGAAGAGAATCTCTGGTTCAGTGCACAGTGCAG GCTATCTGTTGACTTGTCAAAACCAGAAAAAGTTCTGGTTGTCGAAAGAGTTATTGAATTCTTGGGGCTTCAATCAGTGCGTAATTCCTTGGTTGGAACTGTGGAAAAGCGAGGGATCTCTGGAGGCCAAAGGAAGCGTGTAAACGTTGGACTGGAAATGGTTATGGAACCTTCACTGTTGATCTTGGATGAACCCACATCTGGCTTAGACAGTGCATCTTCTCAGCTGCTTCTAAGAGCACTAAGACGCGAAGCTCTTGAGGGAGTGAACATTTGCATGGTGGTTCACCAACCCAG CTATGCTTTGTACAAGATGTTTGATGACCTGATACTTCTGGGAAAAGGTGGTCTTACTGTCTATCACGGATCtgcaaagaaagttgaagaataCTTTTTGGGCCTGGGGATCAACATTCCAGAGCGGATTAATCCTCCAGATTACTTCATTGACATTTTGGAGGGCCTGACAGCACCTGGCGGAAGCTCAGGACTGAGTTACAAGGACCTGCCAGTTAGATGGATGCTTCATAACGGATATCCAATACCTCTTGATATGAGGCAGAATGCGGTTCAATATGATATGTCACACAGTGTAAATTCAGCTAATGAAATTGATCCCCATGGATCCAGTCATGCAGACAAAACCTTTGCTGGAGAATTATGGCAAGACATGAGAAACAATGTGGAACTGAGGGGGGAGAAGAtaagacacaatttttttaaatccaagGATTTATCTGACCGGAAAACTCCTGGCGTTTTCAAGCAATATAAGTATTTTCTTATACG GGTTGGGAAGCAGCGGCTACGAGAAGCTAGGATGCAAGCCATAGATTATCTTATTTTGTTACTTGCTGGAGCCTGCTTAGGATCACTTACAAAAGGCAGCGAGCAAACGTTTGGTGCAGCTGGTTATACCTATACGGTGATTGCTGTAT CTCTTCTGTGCAAAATAGCGGCCTTGAGATCATTTTCCTTGGAAAAATTACACTACTGGAGGGAGAGTGATTCTGGCATGAGCAGCTTGGCTTATTTTCTCTCTAAAGACACCCTAGATCATTTTAACACAGTGATTAAGCCTGTGGTGTACCTTTCTATGTTCTATTTCTTCACCAATCCGAGATCAACTTTTGCAGATAATTATATTGTGCTGCTTTGTCTTGTGTACTGTGTTACTGGTATAGCATATGCACTGTCCATATTTTTTGAACCCGGTGCTGCCCAGTTA TGGTCAGTACTTCTTCCCGTTGTTTTAACTCTCGTTGCAACACAACGAAAGGATAGTAAAATTTTGAAGGATATAGCTAATTTATGCTACTCTAAGTGGGCTTTACAAGCTTTAGTTGTTGCAAACGCTGAAAG GTATCAGGGGGTGTGGCTCATAACTCGTTGTGGTTCACTTTTGAAAAGTGGCTACAATCTTCATGATTGGAGTTTGTGCATATCCATCCTCATTCTTATGGGTGTAATTGGCCGGGCTATAGCATTTTTCTGCATGGTAACCTTCCGAAAGAAGTAA
- the LOC106772047 gene encoding ABC transporter G family member 28 isoform X2, with protein MIPCPLGSYCPLAKLNKTTGVCEPYLYQLPPMQPNHTCGGANVWADVSSSSDIFCSAGSYCPTSIKRISCSSGHYCRMGSTSEKRCFKLSSCNSNTATQNMRAYGIMLIAALSTLLLIIYNCSDQVLTTRERRVAKSREAAARSARKTANARQRWQFAKDATKKGAMGLQAQLSRTFKKDAGNLEKFKILKQANSEADVELLSHPRPTTSSMVASSSVATNKKGKEPSGLMQMIHEIENDPDIDDIENDPDTEIETRGKSVTENVSKGKQPHTHSQIFKYAYSQLEKEKAQQKENKKLTFSGVIKMATNTERRKRPLIEISFKDLTLTLKAQNKHILRYVTGKIKPGRITAVMGPSGAGKTTFLSALAGKALGCSVTGSVLINGRNESIHSFKKITGFVPQDDVVHGNLTVEENLWFSAQCRLSVDLSKPEKVLVVERVIEFLGLQSVRNSLVGTVEKRGISGGQRKRVNVGLEMVMEPSLLILDEPTSGLDSASSQLLLRALRREALEGVNICMVVHQPSYALYKMFDDLILLGKGGLTVYHGSAKKVEEYFLGLGINIPERINPPDYFIDILEGLTAPGGSSGLSYKDLPVRWMLHNGYPIPLDMRQNAVQYDMSHSVNSANEIDPHGSSHADKTFAGELWQDMRNNVELRGEKIRHNFFKSKDLSDRKTPGVFKQYKYFLIRVGKQRLREARMQAIDYLILLLAGACLGSLTKGSEQTFGAAGYTYTVIAVSLLCKIAALRSFSLEKLHYWRESDSGMSSLAYFLSKDTLDHFNTVIKPVVYLSMFYFFTNPRSTFADNYIVLLCLVYCVTGIAYALSIFFEPGAAQLWSVLLPVVLTLVATQRKDSKILKDIANLCYSKWALQALVVANAERYQGVWLITRCGSLLKSGYNLHDWSLCISILILMGVIGRAIAFFCMVTFRKK; from the exons ATGATAC CATGCCCTCTAGGTTCATATTGCCCTCTTGCTAAACTCAATAAAACAACTGGCGTATGTGAACC ATATCTTTATCAGCTGCCTCCAATGCAGCCAAATCATACCTGTGGAGGAGCAAATGTTTGGGCTGACGTTAGTAGCAGTAGTGACATATTTTGCTCAGCTGGATCGTATTGTCCAACAAGCATAAAAAGAATTTCTTGCAGTAGTGG ACATTACTGCAGGATGGGTTCCACATCCGAGAAAA GATGCTTCAAGTTGAGTTCATGTAATTCAAACACAGCAACCCAAAATATGCGTGCATATGGAATTATGCTCATT GCTGCTTTGAGTACTTTGCTACTCATTATTTACAATTGTTCTGACCAAGTTCTCACTACTAGGGAAAGAAGAGTGGCCAAATCTAGAGAAGCAGCAGCTAGAAGTGCAAGGAAGACTGCAAATGCGCGCCAAAGATGGCAATTTGCAAAAGATGCAACTAAGAAGGGTGCAATGGGGCTGCAAGCTCAACTATCTCGCACCTTCAAGAAGGATGCAGGAAATctggaaaaatttaaaattctgaaACAAGCAAATTCTGAAGCAGACGTTGAATTGTTGTCACATCCACGACCTACAACTTCAAGCATGGTTGCAAGTTCATCTGTGGCAAcaaataaaaagggaaaagaaccCAGTGGTCTGATGCAGATGATACACGAAATTGAAAATGATCCTGATATCGATGATATTGAAAATGATCCTGATACAGAAATAGAAACTAGAGGTAAAAGTGTCACAGAAAATGTGTCAAAGGGAAAACAACCACATACTCATAGCCAAATTTTTAAGTATGCATATTCTCAgcttgaaaaagagaaagctcagcaaaaagaaaacaagaagcTTACCTTCTCCGGGGTAATTAAAATGGCTACAAACACTGAAAGAAGGAAAAGGCCTTTAATTGAAATTTCTTTCAAGGATCTGACTCTTACATTGAAAGCTCAAAACAAGCATATATTGAGATATGTTACCGGGAAAATTAAACCTGGCCGCATCACGGCTGTCATGGGTCCATCGGGGGCGGGCAAGACAACATTTCTTTCAGCTCTAGCTGGAAAGGCATTAGGATGCTCGGTCACTGGTTCAGTTCTTATAAATGGAAGGAATGAATCAATCCATTCCTTTAAGAAAATTACTGGTTTTGTGCCACAAGATGATGTAGTTCATGGAAACCTAACAGTGGAAGAGAATCTCTGGTTCAGTGCACAGTGCAG GCTATCTGTTGACTTGTCAAAACCAGAAAAAGTTCTGGTTGTCGAAAGAGTTATTGAATTCTTGGGGCTTCAATCAGTGCGTAATTCCTTGGTTGGAACTGTGGAAAAGCGAGGGATCTCTGGAGGCCAAAGGAAGCGTGTAAACGTTGGACTGGAAATGGTTATGGAACCTTCACTGTTGATCTTGGATGAACCCACATCTGGCTTAGACAGTGCATCTTCTCAGCTGCTTCTAAGAGCACTAAGACGCGAAGCTCTTGAGGGAGTGAACATTTGCATGGTGGTTCACCAACCCAG CTATGCTTTGTACAAGATGTTTGATGACCTGATACTTCTGGGAAAAGGTGGTCTTACTGTCTATCACGGATCtgcaaagaaagttgaagaataCTTTTTGGGCCTGGGGATCAACATTCCAGAGCGGATTAATCCTCCAGATTACTTCATTGACATTTTGGAGGGCCTGACAGCACCTGGCGGAAGCTCAGGACTGAGTTACAAGGACCTGCCAGTTAGATGGATGCTTCATAACGGATATCCAATACCTCTTGATATGAGGCAGAATGCGGTTCAATATGATATGTCACACAGTGTAAATTCAGCTAATGAAATTGATCCCCATGGATCCAGTCATGCAGACAAAACCTTTGCTGGAGAATTATGGCAAGACATGAGAAACAATGTGGAACTGAGGGGGGAGAAGAtaagacacaatttttttaaatccaagGATTTATCTGACCGGAAAACTCCTGGCGTTTTCAAGCAATATAAGTATTTTCTTATACG GGTTGGGAAGCAGCGGCTACGAGAAGCTAGGATGCAAGCCATAGATTATCTTATTTTGTTACTTGCTGGAGCCTGCTTAGGATCACTTACAAAAGGCAGCGAGCAAACGTTTGGTGCAGCTGGTTATACCTATACGGTGATTGCTGTAT CTCTTCTGTGCAAAATAGCGGCCTTGAGATCATTTTCCTTGGAAAAATTACACTACTGGAGGGAGAGTGATTCTGGCATGAGCAGCTTGGCTTATTTTCTCTCTAAAGACACCCTAGATCATTTTAACACAGTGATTAAGCCTGTGGTGTACCTTTCTATGTTCTATTTCTTCACCAATCCGAGATCAACTTTTGCAGATAATTATATTGTGCTGCTTTGTCTTGTGTACTGTGTTACTGGTATAGCATATGCACTGTCCATATTTTTTGAACCCGGTGCTGCCCAGTTA TGGTCAGTACTTCTTCCCGTTGTTTTAACTCTCGTTGCAACACAACGAAAGGATAGTAAAATTTTGAAGGATATAGCTAATTTATGCTACTCTAAGTGGGCTTTACAAGCTTTAGTTGTTGCAAACGCTGAAAG GTATCAGGGGGTGTGGCTCATAACTCGTTGTGGTTCACTTTTGAAAAGTGGCTACAATCTTCATGATTGGAGTTTGTGCATATCCATCCTCATTCTTATGGGTGTAATTGGCCGGGCTATAGCATTTTTCTGCATGGTAACCTTCCGAAAGAAGTAA
- the LOC106772047 gene encoding ABC transporter G family member 28 isoform X1 → MGSTSEKRCFKLSSCNSNTATQNMRAYGIMLIAALSTLLLIIYNCSDQVLTTRERRVAKSREAAARSARKTANARQRWQFAKDATKKGAMGLQAQLSRTFKKDAGNLEKFKILKQANSEADVELLSHPRPTTSSMVASSSVATNKKGKEPSGLMQMIHEIENDPDIDDIENDPDTEIETRGKSVTENVSKGKQPHTHSQIFKYAYSQLEKEKAQQKENKKLTFSGVIKMATNTERRKRPLIEISFKDLTLTLKAQNKHILRYVTGKIKPGRITAVMGPSGAGKTTFLSALAGKALGCSVTGSVLINGRNESIHSFKKITGFVPQDDVVHGNLTVEENLWFSAQCRLSVDLSKPEKVLVVERVIEFLGLQSVRNSLVGTVEKRGISGGQRKRVNVGLEMVMEPSLLILDEPTSGLDSASSQLLLRALRREALEGVNICMVVHQPSYALYKMFDDLILLGKGGLTVYHGSAKKVEEYFLGLGINIPERINPPDYFIDILEGLTAPGGSSGLSYKDLPVRWMLHNGYPIPLDMRQNAVQYDMSHSVNSANEIDPHGSSHADKTFAGELWQDMRNNVELRGEKIRHNFFKSKDLSDRKTPGVFKQYKYFLIRVGKQRLREARMQAIDYLILLLAGACLGSLTKGSEQTFGAAGYTYTVIAVSLLCKIAALRSFSLEKLHYWRESDSGMSSLAYFLSKDTLDHFNTVIKPVVYLSMFYFFTNPRSTFADNYIVLLCLVYCVTGIAYALSIFFEPGAAQLWSVLLPVVLTLVATQRKDSKILKDIANLCYSKWALQALVVANAERYQGVWLITRCGSLLKSGYNLHDWSLCISILILMGVIGRAIAFFCMVTFRKK, encoded by the exons ATGGGTTCCACATCCGAGAAAA GATGCTTCAAGTTGAGTTCATGTAATTCAAACACAGCAACCCAAAATATGCGTGCATATGGAATTATGCTCATT GCTGCTTTGAGTACTTTGCTACTCATTATTTACAATTGTTCTGACCAAGTTCTCACTACTAGGGAAAGAAGAGTGGCCAAATCTAGAGAAGCAGCAGCTAGAAGTGCAAGGAAGACTGCAAATGCGCGCCAAAGATGGCAATTTGCAAAAGATGCAACTAAGAAGGGTGCAATGGGGCTGCAAGCTCAACTATCTCGCACCTTCAAGAAGGATGCAGGAAATctggaaaaatttaaaattctgaaACAAGCAAATTCTGAAGCAGACGTTGAATTGTTGTCACATCCACGACCTACAACTTCAAGCATGGTTGCAAGTTCATCTGTGGCAAcaaataaaaagggaaaagaaccCAGTGGTCTGATGCAGATGATACACGAAATTGAAAATGATCCTGATATCGATGATATTGAAAATGATCCTGATACAGAAATAGAAACTAGAGGTAAAAGTGTCACAGAAAATGTGTCAAAGGGAAAACAACCACATACTCATAGCCAAATTTTTAAGTATGCATATTCTCAgcttgaaaaagagaaagctcagcaaaaagaaaacaagaagcTTACCTTCTCCGGGGTAATTAAAATGGCTACAAACACTGAAAGAAGGAAAAGGCCTTTAATTGAAATTTCTTTCAAGGATCTGACTCTTACATTGAAAGCTCAAAACAAGCATATATTGAGATATGTTACCGGGAAAATTAAACCTGGCCGCATCACGGCTGTCATGGGTCCATCGGGGGCGGGCAAGACAACATTTCTTTCAGCTCTAGCTGGAAAGGCATTAGGATGCTCGGTCACTGGTTCAGTTCTTATAAATGGAAGGAATGAATCAATCCATTCCTTTAAGAAAATTACTGGTTTTGTGCCACAAGATGATGTAGTTCATGGAAACCTAACAGTGGAAGAGAATCTCTGGTTCAGTGCACAGTGCAG GCTATCTGTTGACTTGTCAAAACCAGAAAAAGTTCTGGTTGTCGAAAGAGTTATTGAATTCTTGGGGCTTCAATCAGTGCGTAATTCCTTGGTTGGAACTGTGGAAAAGCGAGGGATCTCTGGAGGCCAAAGGAAGCGTGTAAACGTTGGACTGGAAATGGTTATGGAACCTTCACTGTTGATCTTGGATGAACCCACATCTGGCTTAGACAGTGCATCTTCTCAGCTGCTTCTAAGAGCACTAAGACGCGAAGCTCTTGAGGGAGTGAACATTTGCATGGTGGTTCACCAACCCAG CTATGCTTTGTACAAGATGTTTGATGACCTGATACTTCTGGGAAAAGGTGGTCTTACTGTCTATCACGGATCtgcaaagaaagttgaagaataCTTTTTGGGCCTGGGGATCAACATTCCAGAGCGGATTAATCCTCCAGATTACTTCATTGACATTTTGGAGGGCCTGACAGCACCTGGCGGAAGCTCAGGACTGAGTTACAAGGACCTGCCAGTTAGATGGATGCTTCATAACGGATATCCAATACCTCTTGATATGAGGCAGAATGCGGTTCAATATGATATGTCACACAGTGTAAATTCAGCTAATGAAATTGATCCCCATGGATCCAGTCATGCAGACAAAACCTTTGCTGGAGAATTATGGCAAGACATGAGAAACAATGTGGAACTGAGGGGGGAGAAGAtaagacacaatttttttaaatccaagGATTTATCTGACCGGAAAACTCCTGGCGTTTTCAAGCAATATAAGTATTTTCTTATACG GGTTGGGAAGCAGCGGCTACGAGAAGCTAGGATGCAAGCCATAGATTATCTTATTTTGTTACTTGCTGGAGCCTGCTTAGGATCACTTACAAAAGGCAGCGAGCAAACGTTTGGTGCAGCTGGTTATACCTATACGGTGATTGCTGTAT CTCTTCTGTGCAAAATAGCGGCCTTGAGATCATTTTCCTTGGAAAAATTACACTACTGGAGGGAGAGTGATTCTGGCATGAGCAGCTTGGCTTATTTTCTCTCTAAAGACACCCTAGATCATTTTAACACAGTGATTAAGCCTGTGGTGTACCTTTCTATGTTCTATTTCTTCACCAATCCGAGATCAACTTTTGCAGATAATTATATTGTGCTGCTTTGTCTTGTGTACTGTGTTACTGGTATAGCATATGCACTGTCCATATTTTTTGAACCCGGTGCTGCCCAGTTA TGGTCAGTACTTCTTCCCGTTGTTTTAACTCTCGTTGCAACACAACGAAAGGATAGTAAAATTTTGAAGGATATAGCTAATTTATGCTACTCTAAGTGGGCTTTACAAGCTTTAGTTGTTGCAAACGCTGAAAG GTATCAGGGGGTGTGGCTCATAACTCGTTGTGGTTCACTTTTGAAAAGTGGCTACAATCTTCATGATTGGAGTTTGTGCATATCCATCCTCATTCTTATGGGTGTAATTGGCCGGGCTATAGCATTTTTCTGCATGGTAACCTTCCGAAAGAAGTAA
- the LOC106772047 gene encoding ABC transporter G family member 28 isoform X3 → MRAYGIMLIAALSTLLLIIYNCSDQVLTTRERRVAKSREAAARSARKTANARQRWQFAKDATKKGAMGLQAQLSRTFKKDAGNLEKFKILKQANSEADVELLSHPRPTTSSMVASSSVATNKKGKEPSGLMQMIHEIENDPDIDDIENDPDTEIETRGKSVTENVSKGKQPHTHSQIFKYAYSQLEKEKAQQKENKKLTFSGVIKMATNTERRKRPLIEISFKDLTLTLKAQNKHILRYVTGKIKPGRITAVMGPSGAGKTTFLSALAGKALGCSVTGSVLINGRNESIHSFKKITGFVPQDDVVHGNLTVEENLWFSAQCRLSVDLSKPEKVLVVERVIEFLGLQSVRNSLVGTVEKRGISGGQRKRVNVGLEMVMEPSLLILDEPTSGLDSASSQLLLRALRREALEGVNICMVVHQPSYALYKMFDDLILLGKGGLTVYHGSAKKVEEYFLGLGINIPERINPPDYFIDILEGLTAPGGSSGLSYKDLPVRWMLHNGYPIPLDMRQNAVQYDMSHSVNSANEIDPHGSSHADKTFAGELWQDMRNNVELRGEKIRHNFFKSKDLSDRKTPGVFKQYKYFLIRVGKQRLREARMQAIDYLILLLAGACLGSLTKGSEQTFGAAGYTYTVIAVSLLCKIAALRSFSLEKLHYWRESDSGMSSLAYFLSKDTLDHFNTVIKPVVYLSMFYFFTNPRSTFADNYIVLLCLVYCVTGIAYALSIFFEPGAAQLWSVLLPVVLTLVATQRKDSKILKDIANLCYSKWALQALVVANAERYQGVWLITRCGSLLKSGYNLHDWSLCISILILMGVIGRAIAFFCMVTFRKK, encoded by the exons ATGCGTGCATATGGAATTATGCTCATT GCTGCTTTGAGTACTTTGCTACTCATTATTTACAATTGTTCTGACCAAGTTCTCACTACTAGGGAAAGAAGAGTGGCCAAATCTAGAGAAGCAGCAGCTAGAAGTGCAAGGAAGACTGCAAATGCGCGCCAAAGATGGCAATTTGCAAAAGATGCAACTAAGAAGGGTGCAATGGGGCTGCAAGCTCAACTATCTCGCACCTTCAAGAAGGATGCAGGAAATctggaaaaatttaaaattctgaaACAAGCAAATTCTGAAGCAGACGTTGAATTGTTGTCACATCCACGACCTACAACTTCAAGCATGGTTGCAAGTTCATCTGTGGCAAcaaataaaaagggaaaagaaccCAGTGGTCTGATGCAGATGATACACGAAATTGAAAATGATCCTGATATCGATGATATTGAAAATGATCCTGATACAGAAATAGAAACTAGAGGTAAAAGTGTCACAGAAAATGTGTCAAAGGGAAAACAACCACATACTCATAGCCAAATTTTTAAGTATGCATATTCTCAgcttgaaaaagagaaagctcagcaaaaagaaaacaagaagcTTACCTTCTCCGGGGTAATTAAAATGGCTACAAACACTGAAAGAAGGAAAAGGCCTTTAATTGAAATTTCTTTCAAGGATCTGACTCTTACATTGAAAGCTCAAAACAAGCATATATTGAGATATGTTACCGGGAAAATTAAACCTGGCCGCATCACGGCTGTCATGGGTCCATCGGGGGCGGGCAAGACAACATTTCTTTCAGCTCTAGCTGGAAAGGCATTAGGATGCTCGGTCACTGGTTCAGTTCTTATAAATGGAAGGAATGAATCAATCCATTCCTTTAAGAAAATTACTGGTTTTGTGCCACAAGATGATGTAGTTCATGGAAACCTAACAGTGGAAGAGAATCTCTGGTTCAGTGCACAGTGCAG GCTATCTGTTGACTTGTCAAAACCAGAAAAAGTTCTGGTTGTCGAAAGAGTTATTGAATTCTTGGGGCTTCAATCAGTGCGTAATTCCTTGGTTGGAACTGTGGAAAAGCGAGGGATCTCTGGAGGCCAAAGGAAGCGTGTAAACGTTGGACTGGAAATGGTTATGGAACCTTCACTGTTGATCTTGGATGAACCCACATCTGGCTTAGACAGTGCATCTTCTCAGCTGCTTCTAAGAGCACTAAGACGCGAAGCTCTTGAGGGAGTGAACATTTGCATGGTGGTTCACCAACCCAG CTATGCTTTGTACAAGATGTTTGATGACCTGATACTTCTGGGAAAAGGTGGTCTTACTGTCTATCACGGATCtgcaaagaaagttgaagaataCTTTTTGGGCCTGGGGATCAACATTCCAGAGCGGATTAATCCTCCAGATTACTTCATTGACATTTTGGAGGGCCTGACAGCACCTGGCGGAAGCTCAGGACTGAGTTACAAGGACCTGCCAGTTAGATGGATGCTTCATAACGGATATCCAATACCTCTTGATATGAGGCAGAATGCGGTTCAATATGATATGTCACACAGTGTAAATTCAGCTAATGAAATTGATCCCCATGGATCCAGTCATGCAGACAAAACCTTTGCTGGAGAATTATGGCAAGACATGAGAAACAATGTGGAACTGAGGGGGGAGAAGAtaagacacaatttttttaaatccaagGATTTATCTGACCGGAAAACTCCTGGCGTTTTCAAGCAATATAAGTATTTTCTTATACG GGTTGGGAAGCAGCGGCTACGAGAAGCTAGGATGCAAGCCATAGATTATCTTATTTTGTTACTTGCTGGAGCCTGCTTAGGATCACTTACAAAAGGCAGCGAGCAAACGTTTGGTGCAGCTGGTTATACCTATACGGTGATTGCTGTAT CTCTTCTGTGCAAAATAGCGGCCTTGAGATCATTTTCCTTGGAAAAATTACACTACTGGAGGGAGAGTGATTCTGGCATGAGCAGCTTGGCTTATTTTCTCTCTAAAGACACCCTAGATCATTTTAACACAGTGATTAAGCCTGTGGTGTACCTTTCTATGTTCTATTTCTTCACCAATCCGAGATCAACTTTTGCAGATAATTATATTGTGCTGCTTTGTCTTGTGTACTGTGTTACTGGTATAGCATATGCACTGTCCATATTTTTTGAACCCGGTGCTGCCCAGTTA TGGTCAGTACTTCTTCCCGTTGTTTTAACTCTCGTTGCAACACAACGAAAGGATAGTAAAATTTTGAAGGATATAGCTAATTTATGCTACTCTAAGTGGGCTTTACAAGCTTTAGTTGTTGCAAACGCTGAAAG GTATCAGGGGGTGTGGCTCATAACTCGTTGTGGTTCACTTTTGAAAAGTGGCTACAATCTTCATGATTGGAGTTTGTGCATATCCATCCTCATTCTTATGGGTGTAATTGGCCGGGCTATAGCATTTTTCTGCATGGTAACCTTCCGAAAGAAGTAA